The Vitis vinifera cultivar Pinot Noir 40024 chromosome 16, ASM3070453v1 DNA segment TGTTAATAAGTAAATTAGTTGTGAATATAACCTAAAATTTGATTATCTAATCCTTAAAATAGTTTGATAAGTTTCATAAGTTACAATTAAGTTTTTGGAGGTAAAATATATTTGGATTTAAAATTAGAGTAGTTGGAAATTGATGTAAATCCTAATTGGGGAGTATTGTTACATTTACATGTGAATTGTATTCATTTACTTATCACAAGACCGTTAATGCATCCATTATTGCATGTGATTTGgcttgttttttgaaaatttttgaaggagaaaaatataaattctaaaaaatttctGAGGGAGAATCATTCTAATCAATTCATTTCAAGTTGTAAAAAACACTTATTCACCCCCTTGTAGGTGTAGTTGAGATTCAATcaatatacaattttatattgaAACTAGGGAAacgaggaaagaaaaaacaaccaAACACAAAGGGGATTACTTTTCCGGGAGCATATACATGAACAGGAATATACCACACATCCAGCAATTACCCAGTTAACAAAacacctttttcattttggcaAGAAGCTTTAAGAGAGATATCTTCAACAAGCTAATTGGAACAGGATCGGCTACTATTGCAGGGGGAACCATTCTAACATGTAGACATAGGATCAGTGTTGTCGCCATCCCCAGGCTTCTTGGCATAGAATCTCCGGTACATAGAGTCAACTTCAGTAAGATAATAGGTGCCTGAAGCCAGCAAGCTACAGTCCTTGCTCATCACAAAGGCCTTGGCACCATAGCGATGCTCCATTAGCTTCAATGTTTTGACAAATTTTTCAGGAGGAAACTGCATATGAAGAGCAGATAGCATAATATtgcagaaggaaaaaaaaagaccagATGTTAAACTATGGTGCATTTAGAAACAGTTTGCTTACCAGAGATGATGATGCAGAAAAAAGAGGGAAAGAAAAGGGGGAGAAAACTTCTAGCAAGAAATGAATTCTACCTGTAAATATACTATTTCTAGTGAAGTAATTTCGACATTTGATTTTCAGAGAAGGAAATTAGAAGTTGAAAACATGACGGAATCTCAAACCTCAATAATTGTCCATAACTTTCATTTCCCAGGTAACACATAGCCAGCAAAGTTTGCTTCATCATATATTTCTTTACCATACCTCTAGCAGAGATACTGAATTCTTAGTTTTACATCTTAGGGGATGCTTATATCAGCATGTCAAATTACAAATCCCACTAAGAAACTGTTTGTTTAAATGGGTGAATTTAAGatgtattttctaattttaatttatatacagTTGAAACCAATAACCCAAATCAGATGCAAACAAGTGTTATTAACTTTACCTATTTTGTGCGAAGACACATATGATGcattaaaaaacattaattacaCCATTTGCCACTACACTATGACAAATATAATGTGAAAACACCAGACTGAGCCAGGCTCTAGGCCTTGTCATGTAGCCAATGAGAACACAGGCACGGGATAACTAAGATATATCCAGAAATGTGAGAGCTGTAAGAAGAAGAAATACCTCAAGTCTTGATTTCAACTTCTCAGAGACATTCATCACCATTGCAATGTTCAACAAACTGAATGGATGTTGACCATTCTGAAGTTGGAATGAGAACATTGTGGCAGTTAGACCACTCCCATAAGAAAACATTATTACCCGCTTACCTGCCTGGAaatcaatataataattgaaaaacaaaaaataaaaaaaaaaacttttaggAATCTTTCCACATTAACCTTAATAGCTCTTAACATGTAGGTTCACTTTGGAGTTAGGAACTATGAGGGAAATGATAAGAGAATGAGCAGAAAACAAAGAAgactaaaaaaacatatttgagataaattgttttttcctCACTTGCTTCACTTTTTTGAGTAGTGAATGAAGAGcccaaacatgaaaaattttcaagtgattttcattaaatttcattttccttctattttccaTCACAACCAAACGagatttcctctattttttttcccctttttcctttcttctgaTGTTTCCAAGGTCCAAACAAACCTGTAAGAGCCAAACAgctggaaaagaaaattgaaaaggtATTTACCAGTGAATCATTCTTATTGTGAAGAAGGGATGCAAATGCCGCATAAAGAGATGCAGTGTACATGTTGCCAACTTGTTTTGGTAACAAAGTTGTTGGTTGCACCTttgcatcatatagatgctTTGCTTCCTGCTGTGTTGCCTATAGATTGGAATAAGAATTCATCAGCAAGAAGTTCGTACCTAGCAACCATGCAATAGAATCAACTTTATCAGTAACAGGATCACAATGGTTTACTGTTTCAAGATCCCGGCTCTGGTAGCTCTCATCCTTAGATAGGGCTGAAAATGGAGCTAGCTTTTCTCTTGCGGCCTCATCAACAAGGCTGATCAGACAAAAGCAGTAAACGGTAAACCTGACAAGTGTACACCAGATAAATTCCACaaacacaaacacacacaaaaGTAATTGAGTTTCAAGACTAAAGGAGGGGGGGTAGAAGATATTACAAGAACAACACATTTTTCCAAGTCACACTTTCTCATATTATGAAGTTTGCTTATTTCTCTACAAGAGATAACGTAGATGTAGCACCATAATGTTTTGACACAAACTTgttaataaaagttttattaaagaaagaaCCAGAAGTGATTGCAAAAGCTTCTGGAGAAACTATTGATCTTGAAATATACCATATCCAGAGGCCCTTTCTTCTACGTTTGATCAGAACAATGCATTACCTTGCCCAGTCCCTTCTCTCTTTTGGTCATGGTTCTTCCAAACTATACTAGAAGACCAtcttataaaagaataaaaggtTGGCTAATAGGAGCAACAGCAAAGCTGATGATGTTCAACTTTACATCAAAATGTTGGCATGGTTTTCAGTTTAATAACActatttttattacatttttgtaACCTTTGGTTGTTCAACAGAAAATGATTAATATAGGAAATGTGAAAATGGTATCAGAAATGGAATTCCCTGGATCATCATGTGTTTTAAACATAGAACAAAGTTGTGGAAAAATGAGCTCCTAAACAGAGAATTGTAAACAAAACTTTCCAATACATTAACAAGCAATTATATGCAAAAGTATCATAAAGAAACCAGATTGATTatctaaattttcaataaaaatgacAGAAAATGTGAAGAAGCATTACAGGGTATTCACTCGCAAGATTGGGCTTGTAGAAGTCATAGGCATGAGACATATGACTGCCTTTAAATTTGCTTTCAAAAGCAATAGGTGCACCAGGTCCTACTAGCATGGCAATGGCAGCTGCTCCTCCAGTTGGTCGGGCTGGACCTTCTGCATAGACCTGAAACAAGGGAGGTCCCTTTAGATGTGATGTCCTTGAACCGGTGAAATAAAAATGGCAAAGAGAACGCAGGTAACCATGTCCACCCTGTTGGAGCTTGGGTTCTGAATCCAAGGCTCATTGAAAGAATgtgcttaatttatttatctttacaGCCTTTGCCTGACAGGTTAGTTTGAACAGGGATATGGCAGCTTCAAAATCAAGAGTTGAAGTGGATTTTGGCTGCTCTGAAGcctttattcattattcataaAAGCAAGCACAATTTGTAGTCTTCAAGTTAGATATCCAAAATCATCCAATCATAATAGTTTAAGAATCTTCCAATCATAATAGTTTAAGAATAGACAATCTTCTAGGGCGAACTCATCATAAGGCCAAGCAAACAAAACATGCCCACTGTCCAGTTACAGGGCTTGATAATATGTTTGGGGTCTGAGCCCCACATACAAATTCCCTCCATAACATTTCATAGAAAGCCAGCTCTTTTAGAAGCCATTTGCTTCTCTACTTCCAACTACAACTAAATCTTTCAAATAAACAATGGATGAAGAAAGTCTAGGCCCATTAAGAAAGAGATCATACAGCATTGTCGGTGCACACAACAAGTCCATGACGCCCATCCCATGAACTACTCTCCACCCAATTTATACAATTGAATAAAGCTGCAGTCCCACCATAGCATGCATTTGTTGAATCCACTCCTTCAATGTCAGTATTACCAGATTCCTGTTTGTTTACATGAGTAAAGCAGaatattctcaaaattttaaaaaagaaatttaagaatTACAAAGTATCATAGCTGcacaaagaaaaacattttgtaGAATATGGATGGTACATATATGACATGTGATGTCAATAAATTCTCTCTTACACAGAAAGGGAGAGTTCAAAATCAGTATGATTGCAAACCTGTGCAAGACCAAATGCCTGCATCCTTGCTTAACTGAGTGACACTCAAGTCTCCATGGAATCACAGGCTTTTACCTACTGAAGTTAATGTTAGTTTCTATAGGCTGACCCAGAGTTTTCATGACCCTAAGACTGCTCACAGCCAACTAAGGTCCAAGTTTTGAGGCAGTGTTGGTGCTATCATGGCCATAGTTATAATACCGCATATCCCTTAGATGGtgtcaaattcttaaatttatggGTTATCCAACTTCATTCCTTGAGCATAAGCCTCAAGGGTCCACAACTATAAGGAGACAACTCTTGAGTACCAAAAAGGGAAGTATCTTTgaacagttttgaaaaaatcaaaaggaaatgaaaaggaTACTCTGAgtccaaaaaaaataaggatTACCTCAAAAATTTGCATTAGGAAGGTCTTAATGGACTTGCTTTTGTCTATCACAGTTTCACTGCCAACTTCCAGCCGTCCAATTTGCTTTGGATCAATCTCATATTTCTCAAGGAGGGAAGCAACAGCAGTCAAACTGATAACCAAATGAAATACAGGAACAAGTATAAGGggaagatatttttaaaactctaagATTATCAACGGATTAACAAACAAGTAAACAATTAAGAGCCGAACCAACAATACAAAGTGCCATTACAACCACCAAAACTGATGCTATAAAAAACTGTGGTAACATGTCTAGTTCAAGCCAAATTGATGGTTTCAAATACTTTGCTATTCTTGGGCAAAGATTTGAAGGATCACATATTtaagatttctttttcttcttcaaccatTTCTTAGCATATTAAGAATGGTTATCGATGAGAATCTTCAAAGCctaattccattttttccttttgatttttcttcttttaatgcCAATAGATTGCAGATGATGGAGACACTACTGCTCAGAGAGAGCCATATACCACTGTAACATAAACAGCTATGGGGCCAAAATCAGAGCCAACAAGGAGCTGCTTCttccatttccaaaattaaatattaagaataaattgCAGTACATAAAGAAGTAAGAGATTAAGTGATGATTGGGAACCTCATAGAGATGACATCTTCCACCTCTGTACAAAATGCCGTGCAATCTTGTCCAAGCCCAATAGTGTATTTTCCTTTGCTGGCACCATCATGAGCCTCCAAAGCTTCCTATATGTCCATCAAGATCATTATAGGAACAAATGAGGAACAAATGACAAAGTCCATaataggaaattaaatttgaagcaTGCACagtatatatatagttttagtTCCTCACACCaatatgatataaa contains these protein-coding regions:
- the LOC100257525 gene encoding hydroxymethylglutaryl-CoA synthase yields the protein MASSPKNVGILAMEIYFPRTCVQQEALEAHDGASKGKYTIGLGQDCTAFCTEVEDVISMSLTAVASLLEKYEIDPKQIGRLEVGSETVIDKSKSIKTFLMQIFEESGNTDIEGVDSTNACYGGTAALFNCINWVESSSWDGRHGLVVCTDNAVYAEGPARPTGGAAAIAMLVGPGAPIAFESKFKGSHMSHAYDFYKPNLASEYPIFYPPSFSLETQLLLCVFVFVEFIWCTLVRFTVYCFCLISLVDEAAREKLAPFSALSKDESYQSRDLETATQQEAKHLYDAKVQPTTLLPKQVGNMYTASLYAAFASLLHNKNDSLAGKRVIMFSYGSGLTATMFSFQLQNGQHPFSLLNIAMVMNVSEKLKSRLEFPPEKFVKTLKLMEHRYGAKAFVMSKDCSLLASGTYYLTEVDSMYRRFYAKKPGDGDNTD